ATGCTGGGCGGCTTTCTGGGGCGCAAGGGCGATGGCGAGCCCGGAATCCAGTCGATCTGGACGGGATTCCGCCGCCTCATGGACTTCACCCTCGCCCTCCAGCGCCTGCGCGCCTCACCCGCACTTGTGGGTAATGGGTAGCAAGCAGCTTGGGAGAGGGTTTCGTGCGTTCCGGCGGTGCATCTCTACCGCGACGCGACGACCCCGAAGGCTGCCGCGGGCCGGTCGAGCGGGCCGGCGAGCCAGACGCGTGCTCCGGCTCGCGTTCGCAGCGGCTCGGGGAGATGTGGGACGGACAGGCGACGCGCATCCTCCGTCACGAGCACCCAGCCCGAGCCGTCGCGGAGGAGCGTGCCGTCCACGGCCGGGATGCCGTCGGAGGCGCGGACCGCGAGGGAGCGGACTTGGATGACGCCCGCACGGGTGCGGGGGCCGCGCACCACGACCTCCACGCCCGCCACGCTGCGCAGCATCTCCCTCTCGCCTTCCACGTGGACGACGGAGCCGCCGCGCGACCTCAGCACGAACGACGTGCCGGGCTCGGAGCCGACCTCGTCCACGATCCCCCGCGCCGTGTCGGCCGAGGCCGGCTGCGGCGCGGGCGGGACCGCCGGCGCCGCATCGCCTGCCTCGCGCGGGACCATGGGTCCGCACGCGAGGGCGGCGAGCAGCACCGGCAGCGCCGCGGCCCGCGTCACTGCACGCGGACGATGGCCATGCGCATGTTGGCGTTGAGCGCACCGCCGCCGTTGGCCTGCAGGCGGACGATCTGCGCCGCCGTCTGCGTGCCCGAGAACTGGTACCACAGCGCGCCGCCGCCGTACATGGTCGTCACGCCGATGGGGGCGAAGCTGCCGAAGCTCACCGCCGTGCCCGTGAGCGGGTACGGCAGCGTGTACGTGGCCGGGAAGTCTGT
The sequence above is a segment of the Longimicrobiaceae bacterium genome. Coding sequences within it:
- a CDS encoding IS4 family transposase — its product is MLGGFLGRKGDGEPGIQSIWTGFRRLMDFTLALQRLRASPALVGNG